One window from the genome of Periophthalmus magnuspinnatus isolate fPerMag1 chromosome 18, fPerMag1.2.pri, whole genome shotgun sequence encodes:
- the acadvl gene encoding very long-chain specific acyl-CoA dehydrogenase, mitochondrial gives MLLRNVSKSTALCSAVLKKTSVLCGGQFQVGAVVAAQNARFYVSQQAVLEKPATVGADTATKADTRSVPAESKSFAVNIFKGQIATPQVFPYPSALNEEQEEFLRDLVGPCAKFFEEVNDPAKNDALEKVEDHTMQGLKEMGAFGLQVPADLGGLGLSNTQYARLVEIVGSHDLGVGITLGAHQSIGFKGILLFGNPAQKEKYLPKLATGENVAAFCLTEPASGSDAASIKTTAVQSPCGTYFTLNGSKIWISNGGLAEIFTVFAKTPMKDPSTGEMKDKITAFIVERSFGGVTNGPPEKKMGIKASNTAEVYFDNVRVPAECVLGEVGGGFKVAMNILNNGRFGMAAALSGTMKGVITKAVDHAANRTQFGSKIHTFGTIQEKLARMAMLQYVTESLAYMISGNMDSGATEFQIEAAISKIFASEAAWIVTDECIQVMGGMGFMKDSGVERVMRDLRIFRIFEGTNDILRLFVALNGFQSAGNQLKALQKALKNPIGNAGLFAGEITKRVKRKAGLSTGLTLQGNIHPELAKSGDLTVQAIEQFGAAVEELLIKHGKNIIEEQFVLKRVADWAIDIYTMVVVLSRASRSLSQGNASAQHEKMLCETWCIEAHERVVRDIKNMRSSESKQVFRNLKAVSAAMVENGGVVPIHPLGF, from the exons ATGCTGCTCCGTAATGTAAGCAAGTCCACTGCGCTGTGCAGCGCTGTCCTTAAAAAAACATCGGTGTTGTGTGG AGGTCAGTTTCAAGTCGGTGCTGTTGTCGCTGCACAAAATGCTCGTTTCTACGTCAGCCAGCAG GCGGTATTGGAGAAGCCTGCGACAGTTGGAGCTGATACTGCCACAAAAGCGGACACAAGGAGTGTACCAGct GAATCCAAGTCATTTGCTGTAAATATTTTCAAAGGGCAAATTGCCACCCCTCAAGTGTTTCCTTATCCTTCAG CATTGAAtgaagagcaggaggagttcCTCCGTGACCTTGTTGGACCTTGCGCCAAATTCTTTGAA GAGGTGAATGACCCAGCCAAGAACGATGCCCTCGAGAAGGTGGAGGACCACACTATGCAGGGTCTTAAAGAGATGGGTGCCTTTGGTCTGCAGGTCCCAGCTGACTTGGGCGGCCTGGGGCTCAGTAATACACAG TATGCCAGACTAGTGGAGATTGTTGGCAGTCATGACCTGGGGGTTGGCATCACTCTGGGTGCTCATCAGTCCATTGGATTTAAAggaattttactttttggaaACCCTGCCCAGAAGGAGAAGTACCTGCCGAAACTAGCAACAG GTGAAAACGTGGCAGCTTTCTGTCTGACTGAACCTGCCAGTGGCTCTGACGCGGCCTCTATTAAAACCACTGCGGTTCAGTCTCCCTGTGGaacatattttacattaaatggCAGCAAAATCTGGATCAG caATGGTGGCCTGGCAGAAATTTTCACAGTATTTGCCAAGACACCGATGAAAGACCCAAGCACAGGGGAAATGAAGGATAAGATCACTGCCTTTATTGTAGAGAGGAGCTTTGGAGGAGTAACAAA TGGCCCCCCAGAGAAGAAGATGGGCATCAAGGCGTCCAACACAGCAGAGGTGTACTTTGATAATGTGCGCGTCCCAGCTGAGTGTGTGCTCGGAGAGGTGGGCGGTGGCTTCAAAGTGGCCATGAACATCCTGAACAACGGCCGCTTCGGCATGGCTGCTGCCCTGTCTGGCACCATGAAGGGTGTCATCACCAAAGCC GTGGACCATGCAGCCAACAGAACCCAGTTTGGCAGCAAGATTCATACGTTTGGGACCATCCAGGAGAAGTTGGCACGAATGGCTATGCTTCAGTATgttacagag TCTCTCGCCTACATGATCAGTGGCAACATGGACAGTGGTGCAACTGAGTTCCAAATTGAAGCAGCTATCAGCAAGATATTTGCTTCT GAAGCAGCATGGATAGTGACTGATGAGTGCATTCAGGTCATGGGCGGGATGGGATTCATGAAG gattcTGGTGTTGAGAGAGTGATGAGAGATTTGAGGATTTTCCGTATTTTTGAGGGAACCAATGACATCCTCAGGCTTTTTGTGGCCCTTAATGGTTTCCAG AGTGCAGGCAACCAGCTCAAGGCTCTGCAAAAAGCCCTGAAGAACCCAATTGGCAACGCTGGCCTGTTCGCTGGAGAGATCACCAAGAGAGTCAAGAG AAAGGCAGGTTTGAGCACCGGCCTGACTCTTCAAGGAAATATCCATCCCGAGCTGGCTAAAAGTGGGGACCTG ACTGTTCAAGCTATTGAGCAGTTTGGGGCTGCTGTTGAGGAGCTGCTGATcaaacatgggaaaaatattattG AGGAGCAGTTTGTTCTGAAGAGGGTGGCTGACTGGGCTATTGACATCTATACTATGGTAGTGGTTTTGTCAAG GGCTTCCCGCTCTCTGAGTCAGGGCAACGCCTCCGCTCAACACGAGAAGATGCTGTGTGAGACCTGGTGCATTGAG GCCCATGAGAGAGTCGTGAGAGATATAAAGAACATGCGCTCCAGTGAGTCTAAGCAGGTGTTCAGAAACCTGAAGGCCGTGTCTGCTGCCATGGTGGAGAATGGAGGAGTGGTGCCCATTCACCCATTGGGCTTCTAA